The window AGACAAGTACCCCGACACCGTCGTGGCCTCGGCGCTCTGGAACTTCGAGCCTTCGGCCGACCGGGCCATCAAGCTGGTGAAGGAAGGCAAGTTCGTCGCGGAAGACTACGGCCCGTATTCGATGATGAAGCACAAGGGTTCCGAGCTGGCGCCGCTGGGCACATTCGAGAAGAAGGTGCCTGCCGAGATCGTCGCCAAGGTCAAGGCCAAACAGGCCGACATCCTCGCGGGCAAGTTCATGGTGAAGGTGGACGACAGCCAGCCAAAATCCACCGCGAAGTAAGCGCGATGGTTCGTTCCTGCTCCCTCTCCCGCCTGCGGGAGAGGGTTGGGGTGAGGGCACCGTGCGGTGGATAGCGCTCAGCCTCGACAACCGTCCGGCGCCCTCAACCCCGCCCTCGCCCAGCGGGAGAGGGAGCAAGACATCGTGCTGCGGCTGCGCGGCATCACCAAGCGCTTCGGCACGCTGGTCGCCAACGATGCGATCTCACTCGAGCTCGGTGCCGGCGAGGTGCTTGCGCTGCTGGGCGAGAACGGCGCAGGCAAGTCGACGCTGATGTCGATCCTCTTCGGCCACTACACCGCCGACGAGGGCGCGATCGAAGTCTTCGGCAGGCCGCTCGCGCCCGGCCAGCCCAAGGCGGCGCTGGCCGCGGGGATCGGCATGGTGCACCAACACTTCACGCTGGCCGACAACCTCAGCGTGCTCGACAACGTGACGATGGGGACCGAGCCCTTGTGGCGACCCTTCTCGCGCCGCGGCGCCGCGCGCGCCAGGCTGCTCGAGGTCTCGCAGCGCTTCGGCCTGCCGGTGCAGCCGGAAGCCCGGGTCGGCAGCTTGTCGGTGGGCGAGCGGCAGCGGGTCGAGATCCTCAAGGCGCTGTACCGCGGCGCGCGCATCCTGATCCTCGACGAGCCGACCGCCGTGCTCACGCCGCAGGAAAGCGAAGGGCTGTTCCGCACGCTTTCGCAGATGGTGGCCGACGGGCTCTCCATCATCTTCATCAGCCACAAGCTCGACGAGGTGCTGCGCGTCTCTCACCGCGTGGCCGTCTTGCGCGGCGGCAAGCTGGTCGCCGAGGCGCCGACGCGGGAGACGACGGCCGCGCAGCTGGCGCTCTGGATGGTCGGCCATGCGGTCGAGGGCGTGAGGCGCACGCCGGCGCGGCAGGTGGGCGATGCCGTGTGCGTGCTCGACCGGGTGCGTACCGCCGGCGAAGGGCACGACCGTCTGCTCGATGTCTCGCTGAGCTTGCGGGCGGGCGAGATCACGGCCGTGGCGGGCGTTTCCGGCAACGGCCAGGCCGCGCTGGCGGACCTGCTCGGCGGCGTTCGCCGGGCCACTGGCGGCAGTGTGCAGCTGATGGGCCGGGCCCTGCCCCCCTCGCCTGCCCGGCTGGTTCGGCGGGGGGTGGCCCGCATCCCGGAAGACCGGCACGCCGTCGGCGTGGTGGGCGATCTGCCCATCTGGGAAAACGCGGTGTCGGAGCGGCTGCGCAGTGCGGCCTTCTCGCGCTGGCTCTGGGTGCGGCGCGCCGCGGCGCGTGCCCATGCGCGGCGCGTCGAGCAAGCCTTCGACGTGCGAGGCGCCGGGCTGGACGCGCCCGCGCGCGCGCTCTCGGGCGGCAACATGCAGAAGTTGATCCTCGGGCGGGCGCTGCTGGCGCCGGACGCGGCGCAGAACAAGACCCCGCGCCTGATCGTCGCGCACCAGCCCACCTGGGGCCTGGACATCGGCGCCGTCGCCTATGTCCAGCAGCAGTTGATTGCGGCACGCGATGCCGGCGCCGCGGTGCTGCTGATCTCCGATGACCTGGACGAGGTGCTGGCGCTGGGCGACCGGGTCGCGGTGATGCACGGCGGGCGCCTGGGCGAGCCGCGCGCGGCTTCGGCGTGGACGCGCGAAGCCATCGGAATGGCGATGGCGGGGTCTGCCGGATGAGGCTGGAGCGCCGCCACGAGACGTCGCGCGCCGCGCTGCTGCTGGCGCCCGTCGGCGCGGTCGGCTTCACGCTGCTGGTCAGCGCGCTGCTGGTGCTCTGGGCCGGTGCGCCGGTGGGCCGCACCTATGCGCTGCTGCTGCAGGGGGGCTTCGGCTCCGTCTTCGCATGGAGCGAGACGCTGACGCGTGCCACGCCCCTGATCCTCACCGGCCTCGCCGCGACCGTCGCCTTCAAGGCGCGGCTCTTCAACATCGGTGCGGAGGGGCAGTTCTACGGCGGCGCGCTGGCCGCGGTGGCCGTGGGCGGACTGCACGGCGGCACCGGCTTCGCATTGCCGCCGTGGCTGCTGTTCCCCCTGATGATGGCCGCGGCCGCCAGCGTGGGCGCGCTGCTGCTGCTCGGGCCCGCGTTGATGAAGAACAGATTGGGCGTGGACGAGGTGGTGACCACGCTGCTCATGAACTTCATCGTGCTGCTCGCGGTCTCCGCCCTGCTGGACGGACCGATGAAGGACCCGACTGCGATGGGCTGGCCTCAAAGCGTGTCGCTGCAGCCGGAGCTCGAACTGAGCAGGATGATTGCGCAGACCCGCGTCCACACCGGCCTGCTGTGGGCGGGCGCGCTGGCGGTGCTCGCCTGGATCCTGTTCAAGTACACCGTGGCCGGCTTCGACATCCGCGCGCTAGGCGCCAACGCGCGTGCCGCAGCCTTTGCCGGCGTGCCGGTCACGCGTACCGTGGTGCTGGTGGCCTTGATCTCCGGCGCGCTGGCCGGGCTGGCCGGCGCGATCGAGGTCGCGGGCCGCACCAGCTATGTCACGCTGGACCTGTCGCCGGGTTACGGCTACAGCGGCATCGTGATCGCGATGCTGGCCGCGCTGCATCCGCTGGGCGTGCTGGCCGCAGGCGTGTTCGTGGCCGGCATCCAGGTGGGAGCGGACACGATGAGCCGCGCCATCGGCGTGCCCACCTATATCGCCGATGTGATCGTCGCAGCCTCGCTGATCGCGGTGCTGGTCGCCACGCTCCTCACGCAATACAGGCTGCGATGGAAATAGCCGACATCCTTTCCAACCAGGCCTTTTGGGTGGCGGTGCTGCGCATTGCCACGCCGCTGGTCTTCGGCACGCTGGGCGTGCTGCTGTGCGAACGCGCGGGGGTGTTGAATCTCGGCATCGAGGGCATCATGGTCGCGGGCGCCTTCGCCGGCTGGCTGGCCGTGTATGCAGGTGCGCCGCTGTGGGCGGGGGTGGCGGTGGCGGCGCTCACCGGCGCGGTCTTCGGGTTGCTGCATGCCTTGCTGACCGTGGGCCTGGCGCTTTCGCAGCATGTGTCGGGCCTGGGCATTACGCTGCTGGCGACGGCGCTCAGCTACTACGGATACCGCGTGAGCTTCCCCAAGGTCAGCACGCCGCCCACGGTCACGCCCTTTGCGCCGATGGAATGGCTGCCCGTCCCGGTGCTCGACGCACAGACCCCGCTGACGCTGCTGGCGTTGCTGCTCGTGCCGCTGCTCGCCTATGTGCTCCACCGCACGCCGCTCGGGCTGGCGCTGCGGATGGTGGGCGAGAACCCGCAGGCGGCCGAGGGCCAGGGCGTGTCGGTCGCGGCCGTGCGCACTGGCGCGATCGTGGCGGGCTCGGCGCTGATGGGCGTGGCGGGGTCCTTCCTGACGCTCGCGGCCTTCAACGCCTTTTTCTTCAACATGGTCAACGGCCGCGGCTGGATCTGCGTGGCGCTGGTGGTGTTCGCCTCGTGGCGGCCGGGCAAGGCGTTGCTGGGCGCGCTGCTGTTCGCCTTTTTCGACGCGCTGCAGCTGCGGCTGCAACAATCGGGCGACGCGCTGTTGCCCTACCAGCTATACCTCATGCTGCCCTATGTACTGTCGATCGTGGCGCTGGTGCTGGTGGCGCGCAAGGCGGGATATCCGCAGGCGCTGATGAAGCCTTATCGCAAGGGAGAACGCTAGCGTGCTGTCCGGCGAGTACCTGCACATGATGAAATCGATGCGTTTCGGGTCAGGGCAAGGCGCAAACCGGAGCGATACCCGCAGGCATCGAGAGGATTTCCAACGCCGCCATGGCCCGAAAGGCGCGATTTCATGTGCAGGCACTCGCCGAACAGGACGCTAATATGCTCGATCTGCTGGTCCACGACGCCACGCTCCCCGATGGGCGCGGCGGCATGTCCATTGCTGTGCAGGACGGCCGCATCGCCGAGGTGACGGTTGGGCTGCATGCACCGGCGCACGAGACGCTCGACGCGCAGGGCCTGCTCGTCGCGCCGCATTTCGTCGATCCGCACTTCCACATGGACGCAACGCTGAGCTACGGCTTGCCGCGAGTCAACCAAAGCGGCACGCTGCTCGAAGGCATTGCGCTGTGGGGCGAGCTCAAGCCGCTGCTCACCGCCGAGGCGCTGATCGAACGCGCCATGGCCTATTGCGACTGGGCGGTGGCCAAGGGCCTGCTCGCGATCCGCACCCATGTGGACACCAGCGACCCGAGCCTGCTCGCGGTCGACGCCCTGCTCGAGGTCAAGAAGCGCGTGGCGCCCTACCTCACGCTGCAGCTGGTCGCCTTCCCGCAGGACGGCGTCCTGCGCACACCGGGCGGCGTGGACAGCCTGAAGCGCGCGCTCGACAAGGGCGTGGACGTGGTCGGCGGTATCCCGCACTTCGAGCGCACCATGGCCGAGGGTGCCGCCAGCGTGAAGCTGCTGTGCGAGCTCGCCGCCGAGCGCGACCTCCCGGTGGACATGCACTGCGACGAGTCGGACGACCCGCTCTCGCGCCACATCGAGACCCTGGCCTTCGAGGCGCAGCGGCTCGGGCTGCAAGGGCGCGTGACGGGCTCGCACTGCACCTCCATGCACTCGATGGACAACTACTACGTGAGCAAGCTGCTGCCGCTGATCGCCGAGGCCGGCGTCGGCGTGGTCGCCAATCCGCTGATCAACATCACCCTGCAGGGGCGGCACGACACCTACCCCAGGCGCCGTGGCATGACGCGCGTGCCCGAGCTGATGGCGCAGGGCGTGAACGTGGCCTTCGGTCACGACTGCGTGATGGATCCGTGGTACGGCATGGGATCGGGCGACATGCTGGAGGTGGCGCACATGGGGCTGCACGTGGCACAAATGACCAGTCAACAGGGCATCCGCCAGTGCTTCGACGCAGTGACGGCGAATGCCGCGAAGGTGCTCGGGCTCTCGGGCTACGGCCTGGAGGCGGGCTGCGACGCGAGCTTCGTGCTGCTGCAGGCGCGCGATTCCGTCGAGGCGATCCGGCTGCGCGCGCCGCGGCTCAAGGTCTGGCGCCAGGGCCGGCTGCTGGCGGAGACGCCGGCCGCGACGGCGGCGCTTCATCTGCCGGGCCGGCCCGCCGCGACGGGCTGGATGCAGCCGCGGACCTGAGCGCCTCGCATCTCATCGCGATTGCGCTTTGGCGGGGCGACGGCGGCGCGCAACATCAACGCCAGGCGCGTGTGCCCTTGCTTCAGATCGAAGGCGCGATGGCCTCGGCGTATTCGTAGAGGGCACCCAGAATCTCCTCTCCCCGCTCGTCGGCTGTCTCGGCCAACGCATCGATCTCGGCGAAGAGCTGATCGACGTTGCGCGCCCCACCCTCGCCTTCGAGCAGGCGCGCCACGCGGTGTGCTTCCCAGCGTCCGGCCTCTTCGGCATCCAGCGTTTCCGGAAAGTTGCGGGCACGATAGCGGAACACCAGCTCTTCCAGCCGCGGGTCGTCGAAGCCGGTGCGCGAGCGGGCGAGCTCGGCCGGCGACAGGCCGTGCAATTGCGTGAGCCGGCGCCGGTCGCCGTTGCCGACGAAGCCGCCATAGAGGTCCTCGTCGACATCGGGCGCTTCTTCACGCGGCCGCTCGTAGACCTGCGGCCAGATCGCGCTCATGTCGGGCAAGGCGGCCGCGAGCGCCGCGTGGCGCATCGCCACGTCGAGGTCGATGCCCCAGCGCATTGCCATGGCAGGCGCCAGGGTCTTGAGGTTGCCGACCACCATCGGCGACTTGTTGAGATGCACGCCCTTCAGCGGCAGGCGCAGCACGCCTTCAGGCAGATCGGCGCTGCGCGTGAAGAGACGCAGGCGCAGGGTCGAAACGTCCAGGTCGCGCAGCTCGCTCGGGTCGTGCGCAAGGTCCCAGGCGAGCAGCTCGTTCTTGTTGGTCGGATGGCTTGCCAGCGGCCACATCACGGCCAGGCAGCCACGTTCGGCCGGGAACATGCCGGAGACGTGCAGGAAGGGCCGCGCCGTCTCGCGCATGGCGGGCAGGCCGAGCTCCGCGGCGACGCGGTCCTTCTTGTGCAACCCGAGCGCGAAATCGAAAAGCTTGGGCTGGCGCGCGCGAATGAGCCGCGCGAGCGCGATGGTGGCGCGCACGTCCGACAGCGCATCGTGCGCCGCCTCGTGCAGCAGCCCGTTGGCGCGCGCCAGGTCTTCCAGTTTGAAGCTCTGCGAGCCGTCTTGCTTCTTCGGCCACTCGATGCCTTCGGGCCGAAGCGCATAGCACAGGCGCACCACATCGAGCAGGTCCCAGCGGCCGCAGTCGTCTTGCCATTCGCGCGCGTACGGATCGATGAGGTTGCGCCAGAACAGGAAGCGCGTCACTTCATCGTCGAAGCGGATGGTGTTGTAGCCCACGCCGATGGTGCCGGGCTGTGAGAACGCCGCTTCGATCTGTGCGGCGAACTGGTGCTCGGGCACCCCACGCTCGAGGCACAGCTGCGGCGTGATGCCGGTGATCAGGCAGGACTCCGGGCTCGGCAGGTAGTCGGGCGCAGGCTTGCAATAGACCATCATCGGCTCGCCGACTTCGTTGAGCTCGGCGTCCGTGCGGATGGCGGCGAATTGCGCAGGCCGGTCGCGCCGCGGCACAGCGCCGAAGGTCTCGTAGTCGTGCCAAAGAAAAGTGTGCTTTGTCGTCAAGATGTTTTCTTCCTCCTCATCCTTGCTTTCGCGTCGTTGCGCCCGATGTCCGATCCCCTGCCTCCTCCTAGAGAAGCGGTGAAAACAGCCGGGCAGTTGCATCGCCGAGACGACGCGGGAAACTCTGGCGCCGCTGTCCGCGGACCGCAGCAGCACTGTGCAGGTCGGTCTCGAACTGCGCCGCAAGAGGTTCGGCGAGCGCCGGGCCGTAGATCACGGCACACACCTCGAAATTGAGCCTGAAGCTGCGATTGTCGAAGTTGGCGGTGCCGATCATCGCGCAGTTGTCGTCCACCACCAGCGTCTTGGAATGCAGCATGCGCGCCTTGTACTCCCAGATCTTGACGCCGGCGGCGATCAGCTCGTCGTAGTAGGAGCGCGCCGCAGCGCTCACGATGAGCGAATCGCTGCGGCGCGGCACCAGCAGGCGAACGTCCACGCCGCGAAGTGCAGCGCTGGTCAGCGCCATCAGGCCGGGTTCGCCGGGCACGAAGTACGGCGTTGTGAGCCAGGCCCGGCGCGCGGCCGAATGGATGGCCGCGACGTGCATGCGATGGATGGCTTCGAGACCGCTGTCGGGGCCGCTGGTGACGATCTGCACCGGGATGTCGCCCGCGCCCTCCTGCCCCGGCAGGCGCGGCAGCAGGACATCGAGCGCGTGATCGATGCGGCGCGGGTCCTCGCCGGTGGCATAGGTCCAGTCCTCGAGGAAGGTGGTCTGCAGCCAGCGAACCGCGCTGCCTTCGATGCGAAGGTGGGCATCGTGGTAGGCATCGGCCCTGATGCGGCGATCTTCCTCGTCGGTGATGTTGACGCCGCCCGTGAAGCCCACGCGGCCGTCGCACACCACGATCTTGCGGTGGGTGCGGTAGTTGGTTACCGGCCGCAGTCGCCGGCCGACGCGGGTGTCGTGGAACAGCGCGACTTCGATCCCGGCCTCGAGCATGGGCGCCATGAAGCGGCGCCCGATGCGCTTGGAGCCCAGCGCATCGAGCAGCAGGCGCACGGTCACGCCACTTCGAGCCCGTTCGATCAGCAGGTCGCGCAGCGCGGTGCCCGTGTTGTCGGGCTCGTAGATGTAGTACTCGAGATGGACGTGGTCGCGCGCCTCGCGAATCGCCTCGAAGATGGCATCGAAAGTACGGGCGCCGCCCGACAACAGGTCTGCGGCGGTCGCGCTCGATACCGGAAGCCCGCAGGCTGCGGTGCCGAGCGCGGCCATCTGGCGCAATGCCGGCGGTGCGCGCTCGGCCGCCGCGCGCAGGCTCGCCACGTCGGCAGGCGCCTGGGCGATGGCGCGGCTGCGCAGCCGCTTGAGGCGCTGCTTCTTCAGCCGCTGGGGCCCGAGAAAGTAGTAGATGAGGAAGCCCGCGAAGGGCAACAACGCCAGCGAGAGGATCCAGCTCATCGTCGAGACGGGCGCGCGCTTCTGCATCACGATCCAGACGGAAAGCACGGCGATATACCCGCTCCACGCGAGGGAGAGGCCGGTCTTCCATTCCTGGCTGAGCTCGGGGAGGATCAAAGGGCGAAAAAGGTTCGGGCAACAAAAAAGGCCGGTAGCGCGAATGCTACCGGCCTTGGGACGGTGTCCCTTGGGATCGCAGATCAGCCCGCGGCGGCCTCTTCGGCTTCGGGCTTGGCGCGCCCTTCCTTCTTCGGCAGCGGCTGGATGTCCAGCTGGACCTCTTCCTTGTCGTCGAGGTCGACCGTCAGGCGGCCGCCTTCCTGCAGGCGTCCGAACAGCAGCTCGTCGGCCAGCGCGCGGCGGATCGTGTCCTGGATCAGGCGCTGCATCGGGCGTGCGCCCATCAGGGGATCGAAGCCCTTCTTGGCCAAGTGCTTGCGCAGCACGTCGGTGAAGGTGACATCGACCTTCTTCTCGGCCAGCTGCGTTTCGAGCTGCAGCAGGAACTTGTCGACCACGCGCAGGATGATCTGCTCGTCCAGCGCCTTGAAGCTCACGATTGCATCCAGGCGGTTGCGGAATTCCGGCGTGAACAGGCGCTTGATGTCGCCCATCTCGTCGCCCGACTGGCGCGGATTCGTGAAGCCGATGGTCGCC is drawn from Variovorax sp. PBS-H4 and contains these coding sequences:
- a CDS encoding ABC transporter ATP-binding protein encodes the protein MLRLRGITKRFGTLVANDAISLELGAGEVLALLGENGAGKSTLMSILFGHYTADEGAIEVFGRPLAPGQPKAALAAGIGMVHQHFTLADNLSVLDNVTMGTEPLWRPFSRRGAARARLLEVSQRFGLPVQPEARVGSLSVGERQRVEILKALYRGARILILDEPTAVLTPQESEGLFRTLSQMVADGLSIIFISHKLDEVLRVSHRVAVLRGGKLVAEAPTRETTAAQLALWMVGHAVEGVRRTPARQVGDAVCVLDRVRTAGEGHDRLLDVSLSLRAGEITAVAGVSGNGQAALADLLGGVRRATGGSVQLMGRALPPSPARLVRRGVARIPEDRHAVGVVGDLPIWENAVSERLRSAAFSRWLWVRRAAARAHARRVEQAFDVRGAGLDAPARALSGGNMQKLILGRALLAPDAAQNKTPRLIVAHQPTWGLDIGAVAYVQQQLIAARDAGAAVLLISDDLDEVLALGDRVAVMHGGRLGEPRAASAWTREAIGMAMAGSAG
- a CDS encoding ABC transporter permease, which encodes MRLERRHETSRAALLLAPVGAVGFTLLVSALLVLWAGAPVGRTYALLLQGGFGSVFAWSETLTRATPLILTGLAATVAFKARLFNIGAEGQFYGGALAAVAVGGLHGGTGFALPPWLLFPLMMAAAASVGALLLLGPALMKNRLGVDEVVTTLLMNFIVLLAVSALLDGPMKDPTAMGWPQSVSLQPELELSRMIAQTRVHTGLLWAGALAVLAWILFKYTVAGFDIRALGANARAAAFAGVPVTRTVVLVALISGALAGLAGAIEVAGRTSYVTLDLSPGYGYSGIVIAMLAALHPLGVLAAGVFVAGIQVGADTMSRAIGVPTYIADVIVAASLIAVLVATLLTQYRLRWK
- a CDS encoding ABC transporter permease, yielding MEIADILSNQAFWVAVLRIATPLVFGTLGVLLCERAGVLNLGIEGIMVAGAFAGWLAVYAGAPLWAGVAVAALTGAVFGLLHALLTVGLALSQHVSGLGITLLATALSYYGYRVSFPKVSTPPTVTPFAPMEWLPVPVLDAQTPLTLLALLLVPLLAYVLHRTPLGLALRMVGENPQAAEGQGVSVAAVRTGAIVAGSALMGVAGSFLTLAAFNAFFFNMVNGRGWICVALVVFASWRPGKALLGALLFAFFDALQLRLQQSGDALLPYQLYLMLPYVLSIVALVLVARKAGYPQALMKPYRKGER
- a CDS encoding amidohydrolase family protein → MLDLLVHDATLPDGRGGMSIAVQDGRIAEVTVGLHAPAHETLDAQGLLVAPHFVDPHFHMDATLSYGLPRVNQSGTLLEGIALWGELKPLLTAEALIERAMAYCDWAVAKGLLAIRTHVDTSDPSLLAVDALLEVKKRVAPYLTLQLVAFPQDGVLRTPGGVDSLKRALDKGVDVVGGIPHFERTMAEGAASVKLLCELAAERDLPVDMHCDESDDPLSRHIETLAFEAQRLGLQGRVTGSHCTSMHSMDNYYVSKLLPLIAEAGVGVVANPLINITLQGRHDTYPRRRGMTRVPELMAQGVNVAFGHDCVMDPWYGMGSGDMLEVAHMGLHVAQMTSQQGIRQCFDAVTANAAKVLGLSGYGLEAGCDASFVLLQARDSVEAIRLRAPRLKVWRQGRLLAETPAATAALHLPGRPAATGWMQPRT
- the sbcB gene encoding exodeoxyribonuclease I — encoded protein: MTTKHTFLWHDYETFGAVPRRDRPAQFAAIRTDAELNEVGEPMMVYCKPAPDYLPSPESCLITGITPQLCLERGVPEHQFAAQIEAAFSQPGTIGVGYNTIRFDDEVTRFLFWRNLIDPYAREWQDDCGRWDLLDVVRLCYALRPEGIEWPKKQDGSQSFKLEDLARANGLLHEAAHDALSDVRATIALARLIRARQPKLFDFALGLHKKDRVAAELGLPAMRETARPFLHVSGMFPAERGCLAVMWPLASHPTNKNELLAWDLAHDPSELRDLDVSTLRLRLFTRSADLPEGVLRLPLKGVHLNKSPMVVGNLKTLAPAMAMRWGIDLDVAMRHAALAAALPDMSAIWPQVYERPREEAPDVDEDLYGGFVGNGDRRRLTQLHGLSPAELARSRTGFDDPRLEELVFRYRARNFPETLDAEEAGRWEAHRVARLLEGEGGARNVDQLFAEIDALAETADERGEEILGALYEYAEAIAPSI
- the cls gene encoding cardiolipin synthase → MILPELSQEWKTGLSLAWSGYIAVLSVWIVMQKRAPVSTMSWILSLALLPFAGFLIYYFLGPQRLKKQRLKRLRSRAIAQAPADVASLRAAAERAPPALRQMAALGTAACGLPVSSATAADLLSGGARTFDAIFEAIREARDHVHLEYYIYEPDNTGTALRDLLIERARSGVTVRLLLDALGSKRIGRRFMAPMLEAGIEVALFHDTRVGRRLRPVTNYRTHRKIVVCDGRVGFTGGVNITDEEDRRIRADAYHDAHLRIEGSAVRWLQTTFLEDWTYATGEDPRRIDHALDVLLPRLPGQEGAGDIPVQIVTSGPDSGLEAIHRMHVAAIHSAARRAWLTTPYFVPGEPGLMALTSAALRGVDVRLLVPRRSDSLIVSAAARSYYDELIAAGVKIWEYKARMLHSKTLVVDDNCAMIGTANFDNRSFRLNFEVCAVIYGPALAEPLAAQFETDLHSAAAVRGQRRQSFPRRLGDATARLFSPLL